In Dyella terrae, one DNA window encodes the following:
- a CDS encoding YhgN family NAAT transporter, whose product MTTLSAAILLFLIMDPLGNIPIFLSLLKDVAPKRRRRVMVRELLIALGVLVGFLIGGQHILKLLQLRQESISIAGGIVLFLIGIRMVFPPADGGGIFGKQGEGEPFIVPMAIPGVAGPSAMAALLLLTNTEPGRTADWAIALLGAWLATSVILLCSTYLFRWLGESVLTALERVMGMLLIALSVQMFLGGVAAYLHLAI is encoded by the coding sequence ATGACTACGTTGTCCGCAGCGATCCTGCTGTTTCTCATCATGGATCCGCTCGGCAATATCCCGATCTTCCTGAGCCTGCTCAAGGATGTCGCGCCCAAGCGCCGTCGCCGCGTCATGGTGCGCGAACTGTTGATCGCGCTGGGCGTGCTGGTGGGCTTCCTTATCGGCGGCCAGCACATCCTCAAGCTGCTGCAACTGCGGCAGGAATCGATCAGCATCGCCGGCGGCATCGTGCTGTTCCTGATCGGTATCCGCATGGTGTTTCCGCCGGCGGATGGCGGCGGCATTTTCGGCAAGCAAGGGGAGGGCGAGCCCTTCATTGTGCCGATGGCGATCCCCGGCGTCGCCGGGCCGTCCGCCATGGCGGCGTTGCTGTTGCTCACGAATACCGAACCCGGTCGTACCGCGGATTGGGCCATCGCGCTGTTGGGTGCGTGGCTGGCAACGTCGGTGATTCTGTTGTGTTCGACCTACCTGTTCCGCTGGTTGGGTGAAAGCGTTCTCACTGCGCTTGAGCGCGTGATGGGTATGCTACTTATCGCATTGTCCGTGCAGATGTTTCTGGGTGGTGTGGCGGCTTACCTTCATCTGGCCATTTGA
- a CDS encoding SDR family NAD(P)-dependent oxidoreductase → MNLPLVNLPAGWSLAQGSLAGRVIIVTGAYGGLGTSVARAVAQAGATVIITGKRKRQLEQLYDQMVADGLPEPVIHPLDMEAATPNDYQAIADGVARDFGRLDGIVHTAASFNGLTPIAMHKPDDWLRALHVNVSAPFALTQACMPLLMKSPASSVVFVLDDPALVSKAHWGAYGVSKGALERFVEILHQETENSLMRVHALLPAPMRTALRRSAYFGEDTSKQPLPDATADAAVYLLGDDGAAARGAVLDLRQA, encoded by the coding sequence ATGAATCTTCCCCTCGTCAACCTTCCCGCTGGCTGGTCGCTGGCGCAGGGCTCGCTGGCCGGTCGCGTCATCATCGTCACGGGTGCCTACGGTGGCCTGGGCACGTCGGTGGCTCGCGCGGTAGCCCAGGCGGGCGCGACGGTGATCATCACCGGCAAGCGCAAGCGTCAGCTCGAGCAGCTCTACGATCAGATGGTCGCCGACGGTCTTCCGGAGCCGGTCATCCATCCGCTCGACATGGAGGCGGCAACGCCCAACGACTACCAGGCGATTGCCGACGGCGTGGCGCGTGATTTCGGTCGCCTTGACGGCATCGTGCATACCGCCGCCAGTTTCAACGGCCTCACGCCGATCGCCATGCACAAGCCCGATGACTGGCTGCGCGCCCTGCACGTGAATGTGTCCGCGCCTTTCGCGCTGACCCAGGCCTGCATGCCGTTGCTGATGAAGTCGCCGGCGAGTTCGGTGGTCTTCGTGCTGGACGATCCCGCGCTGGTGAGCAAGGCGCACTGGGGTGCGTATGGCGTGTCGAAGGGCGCGCTGGAGCGCTTCGTCGAGATCCTGCATCAGGAAACCGAAAACAGCCTCATGCGTGTGCACGCACTGTTGCCTGCGCCGATGCGCACGGCCCTGCGTCGTTCGGCCTACTTCGGCGAAGACACCAGCAAGCAGCCGTTGCCCGATGCGACGGCCGACGCGGCGGTCTACCTGCTCGGCGACGACGGTGCCGCAGCGCGTGGTGCCGTGCTCGACCTGCGTCAGGCATAA
- the grxD gene encoding Grx4 family monothiol glutaredoxin, which yields MDVNERIKAVLAEHPIVLFMKGTPQFPMCGFSARAAQALKEANASFHAVNVLADPEFRAALPHYANWPTFPQLFIQGELMGGCDIVEDLKVSGELARMVVDVNGAAQA from the coding sequence ATGGACGTTAACGAGCGAATCAAGGCGGTGCTTGCCGAGCATCCCATCGTGCTTTTCATGAAAGGCACGCCGCAATTCCCCATGTGCGGCTTCTCCGCGCGTGCGGCGCAGGCACTGAAGGAGGCCAATGCCAGCTTCCATGCCGTCAACGTCCTGGCCGATCCGGAATTCCGTGCGGCATTGCCGCATTACGCCAACTGGCCCACGTTTCCCCAACTTTTCATCCAGGGCGAATTGATGGGTGGCTGCGACATCGTCGAAGACCTCAAGGTCTCCGGTGAACTGGCGCGCATGGTGGTTGACGTCAACGGAGCAGCGCAGGCATGA
- the sodB gene encoding superoxide dismutase [Fe]: protein MAIELPALPYEKNALEPHISAETLEYHYGKHHQAYVTNLNNLIKGTEFEGAALEDIIKKSSGGVFNNAAQIWNHTFYWNSLSPKGGGEPSGKLADAITKAFGSFEKFKEEFTKSAVGNFGSGWTWLVQRPDGSLGIVNTSNAATPITGSDKPLFTCDVWEHAYYIDYRNARPKYIEAFWNLVNWDFAAKNLA from the coding sequence ATGGCGATCGAACTCCCCGCCCTTCCTTACGAAAAGAACGCGCTTGAGCCTCACATTTCGGCCGAAACGCTGGAGTATCACTACGGCAAGCACCACCAGGCCTATGTGACCAACCTCAACAACCTCATCAAGGGCACCGAGTTCGAAGGCGCTGCGCTGGAAGACATCATCAAGAAGTCGTCCGGTGGCGTGTTCAACAATGCCGCCCAGATCTGGAACCACACCTTCTACTGGAACTCCCTGAGCCCCAAGGGCGGCGGCGAGCCCAGCGGCAAGCTGGCCGATGCCATCACCAAGGCCTTCGGTTCCTTCGAGAAGTTCAAGGAAGAATTCACCAAGTCGGCCGTCGGCAACTTCGGCTCGGGCTGGACCTGGCTGGTGCAGCGTCCGGACGGCTCGCTCGGCATCGTGAACACCTCCAACGCCGCCACGCCGATCACCGGCAGCGACAAGCCGCTGTTCACCTGCGATGTGTGGGAACACGCCTACTACATCGATTACCGCAACGCTCGCCCGAAGTACATCGAAGCGTTCTGGAATCTGGTGAACTGGGACTTCGCGGCCAAGAACCTGGCCTGA
- a CDS encoding 5-(carboxyamino)imidazole ribonucleotide synthase: protein MNDRRQPVLGILGGGQLARMLALAAAPLGVRALVVDSAADACAGQVAELVKADWTDYAALEAFAGQVDVVTFDFENVPADTAHWLAKRVAVFPAPRALAVAQDRLAEKTLFRECGLQTPDFKAIDTRAELDEALALIGAPAILKTRRLGYDGKGQFRIRSLADADAAWAALGAQASAHGLILEAFVPFERELSVIAVRGRHGEFRTWPLTQNWHTDGVLSLSLAPAPDVGALQDRATELARTLAEKLDYVGVFALELFVKNGELLGNEMAPRVHNSGHWTIEGAVTSQFENHVRAVIGLPLGDTSARGLSAMFNWIGELPDADPVLEAVDAHWHDYGKQPRPGRKVGHATVCAPNASVLMERLGGIAHALGRDQQVDAALRAVAK, encoded by the coding sequence GTGAACGATCGTCGTCAGCCCGTCCTGGGCATTCTGGGCGGCGGTCAGCTGGCTCGCATGCTGGCCCTGGCGGCCGCGCCGCTGGGCGTGCGCGCCCTGGTCGTCGATAGCGCCGCCGATGCCTGTGCCGGGCAGGTCGCTGAACTGGTCAAGGCGGACTGGACCGATTACGCCGCGCTGGAGGCTTTTGCCGGGCAGGTCGACGTCGTCACCTTCGACTTCGAGAACGTGCCGGCTGACACCGCGCACTGGCTGGCCAAGCGGGTCGCCGTGTTCCCGGCACCGCGCGCGCTGGCCGTCGCCCAGGATCGCCTGGCCGAGAAGACGCTTTTTCGCGAATGCGGCCTGCAAACGCCGGATTTCAAGGCGATCGACACCCGCGCCGAACTCGACGAGGCATTGGCCCTGATCGGTGCCCCGGCGATCCTCAAGACGCGTCGCCTGGGCTACGACGGCAAGGGCCAGTTCCGCATCCGCAGCCTGGCCGACGCCGATGCGGCGTGGGCGGCGCTGGGTGCGCAGGCTTCGGCCCATGGCCTGATCCTGGAAGCCTTCGTACCGTTCGAGCGCGAGCTGTCGGTGATTGCCGTGCGCGGCCGCCATGGTGAATTCCGCACCTGGCCGCTGACCCAGAACTGGCATACCGATGGTGTGCTTTCGCTGAGCCTGGCGCCCGCGCCGGACGTCGGCGCGCTGCAGGATCGCGCCACCGAGCTGGCCCGCACGCTGGCGGAGAAGCTCGACTACGTCGGCGTGTTCGCGCTGGAGTTGTTCGTCAAGAACGGTGAGTTGCTGGGCAACGAGATGGCTCCGCGCGTACACAACTCCGGCCACTGGACCATCGAAGGCGCAGTCACCAGTCAGTTCGAGAATCACGTGCGCGCGGTGATCGGCTTGCCCTTGGGTGATACGTCGGCGCGTGGCCTGTCGGCCATGTTCAACTGGATCGGCGAATTGCCCGATGCCGACCCCGTGCTCGAAGCCGTCGACGCCCACTGGCATGACTACGGCAAGCAGCCGCGCCCAGGTCGCAAGGTCGGGCACGCCACGGTCTGCGCACCGAACGCCTCGGTGCTGATGGAGCGACTGGGCGGCATAGCGCACGCCCTGGGCCGCGATCAGCAAGTGGATGCCGCATTGCGAGCCGTCGCCAAGTAA
- the purE gene encoding 5-(carboxyamino)imidazole ribonucleotide mutase: protein MTSTAKPPKVGVVMGSRSDWETMEHASNVLNELGVPHEVQVVSAHRTPDLLFQYAEEAVARGIEVIIAGAGGAAHLPGMLAAKTRLPVFGVPVQSKALNGMDSLLSIAQMPAGIPVGTLAIGRAGAVNAGLLATAVLALHDAGLADALDAYRSRQTQTVLANPDPRQ, encoded by the coding sequence ATGACTTCGACAGCCAAGCCGCCCAAGGTCGGCGTTGTAATGGGCTCCCGTTCCGACTGGGAAACGATGGAGCACGCCTCGAACGTGCTGAACGAACTGGGCGTACCCCATGAAGTTCAGGTCGTCTCCGCCCATCGCACCCCGGATTTGCTGTTCCAGTACGCCGAAGAGGCGGTGGCGCGCGGGATCGAGGTGATCATCGCCGGTGCCGGTGGTGCCGCCCATCTGCCGGGCATGCTGGCGGCCAAGACCCGATTGCCGGTGTTTGGCGTGCCGGTGCAGTCCAAGGCCCTCAATGGCATGGATTCGCTGCTGTCGATCGCGCAGATGCCCGCCGGTATCCCGGTGGGCACCCTGGCCATCGGTCGTGCCGGTGCGGTCAATGCCGGGCTTCTGGCCACCGCGGTCCTGGCCCTGCATGACGCCGGTCTCGCCGATGCGCTGGACGCCTACCGCAGTCGTCAGACCCAGACCGTCCTCGCCAATCCGGATCCTCGCCAGTGA
- a CDS encoding Trm112 family protein, which yields MDKRLLDILCCPVSKTPVRLLGKNELDAVNGAIAQGQVDTVAGSPVKASIGEGLITVDRKVIYRIEDGIPVMLPEEGIGTTQLRDFPAAA from the coding sequence ATGGACAAGCGCCTCCTCGACATCCTGTGCTGCCCGGTCAGCAAGACCCCCGTTCGCCTGCTCGGCAAGAACGAACTGGACGCCGTCAACGGCGCCATCGCCCAGGGTCAGGTCGACACGGTCGCCGGCAGCCCGGTCAAGGCATCGATCGGCGAGGGCCTGATCACGGTGGACCGCAAGGTCATTTACCGCATCGAGGACGGCATTCCGGTAATGCTGCCCGAGGAAGGCATCGGCACGACGCAGCTGCGCGATTTTCCCGCCGCCGCGTGA
- a CDS encoding DUF1631 domain-containing protein — protein sequence MKDASEPSNIVSLSQRLDPSSERGGALLNTVRDIASRRLQLLVNGMFEHVDDALFDLAEKAENNAAQMHYFDGMREVRKRRPAIERQFITYVARGLAEFSSQQRTSPSGVPLPIGSVELTLVADNELEESLAITSMIGKNETRLTRDLFAVNQRLSVIYGGTRVDDAINPVAPAALTQAFRQAMRELSAEMRVKLIIYKLFDRYVLASLDEMYQEINAELINAGVLPQLRHEVQRSGGAPAGGATASEGSANASMPLADDGASNELLQTLRTLFSARRGGMPENLPVGGPLQVPTVNELIGALSVLQSQAATVAPLPPRGPQPTANVLQEVVHLKEQLLSQIGSLRGERPGQVATMDEDTIDLVGMLFEFILEDRNLPTEMQVMLARLQIPYLKAAILDRRLFAHRQHPARRLLDNLADAAKAWSPEADRDHRLHDKIKVIVDALLQEFDDDLGIFDRLNIELQEFQDLSRRRAELAEQRVAESTRGREKLDQARRRAAREILTRIGDHSLPPLIHGILSRAWANYMVLTILRQGDESNEFRDALRFVNDFIASTRPARSLDDRRALRQMLPGIERSLRRGLANVAFQENDIERLLAQLHTYYRHQLGEAVPIAEVQAAEEAATLPIPDNIQPIAESDAEPDPAPIEPQQMEASPELRLVLDLKPGIWLEFVTGGDTIERAKLSWISPMSGRYLFVNRRGLKVADYAPQELANELVKQRARVLESTALFDRALDAIVGRLSQPVTAPAPAP from the coding sequence ATGAAAGACGCCAGTGAGCCTTCAAACATCGTGAGCCTTAGCCAGCGCCTGGACCCCTCCAGCGAGCGCGGTGGCGCCCTTTTGAACACCGTACGCGACATCGCATCCCGCCGTCTGCAGCTCCTCGTCAACGGCATGTTCGAACACGTCGATGACGCCCTGTTCGATCTCGCCGAGAAGGCCGAGAACAATGCCGCGCAGATGCATTACTTCGACGGCATGCGTGAGGTGCGAAAGCGCCGCCCCGCCATCGAGCGCCAGTTCATCACCTACGTCGCGCGCGGGCTGGCCGAGTTCAGTTCGCAGCAGCGCACCTCGCCTTCGGGCGTGCCGCTGCCGATCGGCTCGGTCGAGCTGACCCTCGTTGCCGACAACGAGCTGGAAGAATCGCTTGCGATCACCAGCATGATCGGCAAGAACGAAACGCGCCTGACCCGCGATCTGTTCGCGGTGAACCAGCGCCTTTCGGTGATCTACGGCGGCACGCGCGTTGACGACGCCATCAACCCGGTGGCACCCGCCGCGCTGACCCAGGCGTTCCGCCAGGCGATGCGCGAACTGTCGGCGGAGATGCGCGTCAAACTCATCATCTACAAGCTGTTCGATCGTTACGTGCTGGCCTCGCTGGATGAGATGTACCAGGAGATCAATGCGGAACTGATCAATGCCGGCGTGTTGCCGCAGCTTCGCCACGAGGTTCAGCGCAGTGGTGGCGCGCCCGCCGGAGGTGCCACCGCGTCCGAAGGCTCGGCGAACGCGTCCATGCCGCTGGCCGACGATGGCGCGTCCAACGAATTGCTGCAGACGCTGCGCACGCTGTTCAGCGCGCGCCGTGGCGGCATGCCGGAGAACCTGCCCGTTGGCGGCCCGCTGCAGGTGCCCACGGTCAATGAACTGATCGGCGCGCTGAGCGTGCTGCAAAGCCAGGCGGCCACGGTCGCCCCGCTGCCGCCGCGCGGCCCGCAGCCCACCGCTAACGTGCTGCAGGAAGTGGTGCACCTCAAGGAGCAATTGCTCTCACAGATTGGCTCCCTGCGCGGCGAACGGCCGGGCCAGGTTGCCACGATGGACGAGGACACCATCGATCTCGTCGGCATGCTGTTCGAGTTCATCCTCGAAGACCGCAACCTGCCGACCGAAATGCAGGTGATGCTCGCGCGCCTGCAGATCCCCTATCTCAAGGCTGCGATTCTTGATCGTCGCCTGTTCGCGCATCGCCAGCATCCGGCTCGCCGCCTGCTCGACAATCTTGCCGATGCCGCCAAGGCCTGGTCGCCGGAAGCCGATCGCGATCATCGCCTGCACGACAAGATCAAGGTCATCGTCGACGCCCTGCTGCAGGAATTCGACGACGACCTGGGCATCTTCGATCGCCTCAACATCGAACTTCAGGAATTCCAGGACCTCAGCCGCCGTCGCGCCGAGCTCGCCGAGCAGCGCGTGGCCGAGTCCACCCGCGGCCGCGAAAAGCTCGACCAGGCGCGCCGTCGCGCCGCGCGCGAAATCCTCACGCGAATCGGCGATCACTCGCTGCCGCCACTGATCCACGGCATCCTGTCGCGCGCGTGGGCCAATTACATGGTGCTCACCATCCTGCGCCAGGGTGATGAGTCCAACGAGTTCCGTGACGCGCTGCGTTTCGTCAACGACTTCATTGCCAGCACGCGCCCTGCGCGCAGCCTGGACGATCGTCGCGCGCTGCGCCAGATGCTTCCGGGTATCGAGCGCTCGCTGCGTCGCGGCCTCGCCAATGTCGCGTTCCAGGAAAACGACATCGAGCGTCTGCTCGCCCAGTTGCACACTTATTATCGCCACCAGCTCGGCGAAGCCGTGCCGATCGCCGAAGTGCAGGCTGCCGAAGAAGCCGCCACGCTGCCGATCCCGGACAACATCCAGCCCATCGCCGAAAGCGATGCCGAGCCGGATCCGGCGCCGATTGAGCCGCAGCAGATGGAAGCTTCGCCGGAGCTGCGTCTGGTGCTCGACCTGAAGCCGGGTATCTGGCTGGAGTTCGTCACGGGCGGCGACACCATCGAGCGCGCCAAGCTGTCGTGGATCAGCCCCATGAGCGGCCGCTATCTCTTCGTCAATCGTCGCGGCCTGAAGGTGGCGGACTACGCGCCGCAGGAACTGGCCAACGAGCTGGTGAAGCAACGGGCCCGTGTTCTCGAATCCACGGCGTTGTTCGATCGCGCGCTGGACGCTATTGTCGGTCGCCTCAGCCAACCCGTAACGGCCCCCGCGCCCGCTCCTTGA
- the nadC gene encoding carboxylating nicotinate-nucleotide diphosphorylase, which produces MLAPLPADLVQADVERAFAEDIGTGDATATLLPADGVAHARLTCREDAVMAGIPWFDACFRRLDPTIDIRWSLEDGMRARAGSVICELRGNARAMVTAERSALNFLQLLSGTATATATYVAAVEGTGVKVLDTRKTVPGLRLAQKYAVRCGGGHNHRVGLYDAILVKENHIMAAGGIAAAVAQARRLHPTLLLEVEVENLDELNQALEAGVDRVMLDNFDIPTMHEAVRVTAGRTALEVSGNVDLTTIRAYAETGVDYISVGALTKHVRAVDLSLRLQLD; this is translated from the coding sequence ATGCTTGCCCCACTGCCCGCTGACCTCGTGCAGGCGGATGTCGAACGCGCCTTCGCCGAAGATATCGGCACCGGCGACGCCACAGCCACGCTTCTGCCCGCCGACGGCGTCGCGCATGCTCGACTGACATGTCGCGAGGATGCCGTGATGGCAGGCATTCCCTGGTTCGACGCGTGCTTTCGCCGACTCGATCCGACCATCGACATTCGCTGGTCGCTCGAAGACGGCATGCGCGCGCGGGCCGGCAGCGTTATTTGCGAATTGCGCGGCAACGCGCGCGCGATGGTGACGGCCGAGCGTTCGGCGCTTAACTTCCTCCAGCTGCTGTCAGGCACCGCGACCGCAACGGCCACCTACGTCGCTGCCGTCGAAGGCACGGGTGTCAAAGTGCTCGATACGCGCAAGACCGTGCCGGGCCTGCGCCTCGCACAAAAGTACGCGGTTCGCTGCGGCGGTGGTCATAACCATCGCGTGGGTCTGTACGACGCCATCCTGGTGAAGGAAAACCACATCATGGCGGCGGGGGGTATCGCGGCGGCCGTTGCGCAGGCGCGGCGCCTGCATCCGACGCTGCTCCTGGAAGTCGAGGTGGAGAATCTCGACGAGTTGAACCAGGCGCTGGAGGCGGGCGTCGACCGCGTCATGCTCGACAATTTCGATATTCCGACCATGCACGAAGCCGTCCGTGTCACAGCAGGGCGGACCGCGCTTGAAGTGTCGGGCAATGTCGACCTGACCACGATTCGCGCTTACGCCGAAACGGGAGTGGACTACATCTCAGTGGGCGCGCTGACCAAGCACGTCCGCGCCGTGGACCTGTCGCTGCGGCTCCAGCTCGACTGA
- a CDS encoding DUF3301 domain-containing protein, whose product MGKYSDLIWLIVLAAITGLWLKMSRLRELAIAEARRQCERHGLQLLDETVGLRGIRLRKLDGQRVFERGYAFEVSIDGNDREPGRIWFAGGQLTGVSLPTIETRTAEGSETGSNVVPFRRLGELPDDTRRLH is encoded by the coding sequence ATGGGAAAGTATTCCGACCTGATCTGGCTGATCGTCCTGGCCGCCATCACCGGGCTGTGGCTCAAGATGAGTCGCCTGCGCGAGCTGGCCATTGCCGAGGCCCGACGCCAGTGCGAACGCCATGGGCTGCAGTTGCTCGACGAGACCGTTGGCCTGCGAGGCATTCGGCTACGCAAGCTGGACGGCCAGCGCGTCTTCGAACGCGGCTATGCGTTCGAAGTCAGCATCGACGGCAACGATCGGGAGCCGGGACGTATCTGGTTCGCTGGCGGCCAACTCACCGGCGTGAGCTTGCCGACGATTGAGACGCGCACGGCGGAGGGCAGCGAGACCGGCAGCAACGTCGTTCCGTTCCGCCGCCTGGGCGAACTGCCGGACGACACGCGGCGACTTCACTGA
- a CDS encoding ClpXP protease specificity-enhancing factor produces the protein MTSNRPYLLRAIYDWITDNNLTPYVLVDAAREGVRVPPQVVKNGQVVLNLAMRAVANLDLGNEWISFQARFSGVSHAILIPVQAVLALYAQENGQGMMFPADEGGDTPPPTPEPPDDQGPGSDGEESGEKPKRGAPFLRVVK, from the coding sequence ATGACCTCCAACCGCCCCTACCTCCTTCGGGCGATCTACGACTGGATCACCGACAACAACCTCACGCCTTATGTTCTGGTGGATGCTGCGCGCGAAGGCGTGCGTGTGCCGCCGCAGGTGGTAAAGAACGGCCAGGTCGTCCTCAACCTCGCCATGCGTGCGGTCGCCAATCTCGACCTCGGCAACGAATGGATCAGTTTTCAGGCGCGCTTCTCGGGCGTGAGCCACGCCATCCTGATTCCCGTCCAGGCCGTGCTGGCGCTGTACGCGCAGGAGAATGGCCAGGGCATGATGTTCCCGGCTGACGAGGGTGGTGATACGCCGCCGCCAACGCCGGAGCCGCCGGACGATCAAGGGCCGGGCAGCGATGGTGAGGAGTCAGGCGAGAAGCCCAAGCGCGGTGCGCCCTTCCTTCGTGTGGTGAAGTAA
- a CDS encoding glutathione S-transferase N-terminal domain-containing protein: MVQSARSRSVLTLYSTADDVQSHRTRLVLAAKGVTYDRVIVDPNKPPEDLIDLNPYGGTPTLVDRDLTLYGPSVVCEYLDERYPHPPLMPIDPLSRARLRLASLRVEMDWLPELDAIRSGSRTADASRKRLRDHLLSSLPLFKAARFFLNAEMSLADCLVAPVIWRLPWLGVDLGREGKPILDYGERLFHSQGFSRSLTPEERAMRP, from the coding sequence ATGGTCCAAAGCGCACGTTCGCGATCCGTACTCACCCTCTATAGCACCGCCGACGACGTGCAAAGTCACCGCACGAGGCTGGTACTGGCGGCAAAGGGCGTCACCTACGACCGGGTGATCGTCGATCCGAACAAACCGCCCGAGGACCTTATCGACCTCAATCCCTACGGTGGAACACCCACCCTGGTGGATCGCGATCTGACGCTGTATGGACCATCCGTCGTCTGTGAGTACCTGGACGAACGCTACCCGCACCCCCCGCTGATGCCAATCGATCCGCTGTCGCGCGCGCGCCTGCGCCTGGCCTCACTCCGCGTGGAAATGGACTGGCTGCCCGAACTGGACGCGATCAGGAGCGGCTCCCGAACCGCCGATGCCTCCCGCAAACGCCTGCGCGATCATCTGCTTTCCTCACTACCGCTGTTCAAAGCCGCCCGGTTTTTCCTGAATGCGGAGATGAGCCTGGCCGACTGCCTGGTGGCGCCGGTCATATGGCGGTTGCCCTGGCTCGGCGTGGATCTCGGGCGTGAGGGCAAGCCGATTCTCGACTACGGTGAGCGGTTGTTCCACAGCCAGGGATTCTCGCGCAGTCTCACGCCCGAAGAACGGGCCATGCGGCCCTAG
- a CDS encoding cytochrome c1 — MKRYITSLALAVGLLAGSANVMANEEGGLPSANTNVADKASLQRGAKLFFNYCVGCHSLKYVRYSRIAEDLGLSEKEVMDNLNFTGAKFGEAVVSHMPEESATTFFGKAPPDLSLEVRAKGADWVNAYLNSFYLDPSRPVGWNNTVFPNASMPNPLWELQGLQVAHMGKEGGEEVVEKLELSQPGKLTPAQFQQATRDLTTFLEYAAEPAALQRQKYGIWVLLFLAGFTFLAYMLKKEYWKDVH; from the coding sequence ATGAAGCGATATATCACCTCTCTCGCCCTTGCCGTCGGCCTTCTGGCCGGCAGCGCCAACGTCATGGCGAACGAGGAAGGCGGACTGCCTTCGGCCAACACCAACGTCGCCGACAAGGCGTCGCTGCAGCGTGGTGCGAAGCTGTTCTTCAACTACTGCGTGGGCTGCCACTCGCTGAAGTACGTGCGCTATTCGCGCATCGCCGAAGACCTCGGCCTGAGCGAGAAGGAAGTGATGGACAACCTCAACTTCACCGGCGCCAAGTTCGGTGAGGCCGTGGTGTCCCACATGCCGGAAGAGTCGGCCACGACGTTCTTCGGCAAGGCACCGCCGGATCTCTCGCTGGAAGTGCGCGCCAAGGGTGCGGACTGGGTGAACGCGTACCTCAACTCGTTCTATCTGGATCCGAGCCGCCCGGTGGGCTGGAACAATACCGTATTCCCGAACGCCTCCATGCCCAATCCGCTGTGGGAACTGCAGGGCCTGCAGGTCGCTCACATGGGCAAGGAAGGTGGTGAGGAAGTGGTTGAGAAGCTCGAGCTCTCGCAGCCCGGCAAGCTCACCCCGGCCCAGTTCCAGCAGGCTACCCGTGACCTGACCACGTTCCTGGAATACGCTGCCGAGCCGGCCGCACTCCAGCGCCAGAAGTACGGCATTTGGGTGCTGTTGTTCCTGGCGGGCTTTACCTTCCTGGCATACATGCTAAAGAAGGAATACTGGAAGGACGTCCACTAA